In the genome of uncultured Pseudomonas sp., the window AGGAGCCACCGAACAGCACCCATTTGTCGATGCCCAACTGCTCGCGTATTACTTCCATGTCGGTGATCAGCGCTTGGGTGGTGTTGTTCTCCAGGCTGGCATGCGGCGTGGAGCGGCCGCAGCCACGCTGGTCGAAGGTGATGATGCGATATAGATTAGGGTCGAAATAACGCCGACTGGCGGCATCACAACCGGCCCCCGGACCGCCGTGGATAAACACCACGGGCAGACCATCCGGCGAACCACTTTCGTCGACATACAGCACGTGCGGTGCCTGCACCGCCAGCTCATGGCGGGCGTAGGGTTTAATCTCCGGATACAAGGTCTGCATGGCATGCTCCTGACTTGACCTGAATAAAGCGTTGCGTAGCGTCGCGGCCTGCGCGAGGCACCAGCGGGTGCCGGCATTTGACGCTCTGCCGGGCATCATAACCATGAAACAGGAATTGAACATGCCGATACGGATATTTGCCCTCGCTTTCGTAATGCTTTGCAGCCTGCTCGGCGGCTGCGGCAATCAAGATGACCCACAAGCCGCCCTCGAAGCTGCCGTGCAGCAACTGCAGGACAACCTCGAAGCGAAGAAAAACAGCGCGGTACTCGAGCAACTGCACCCACAGTTCTCGGCCCAAGGCGAGTTTGACCGCGACTGGGCGCAGCGCACGATGTTGCTGCTGTTTATGCGCCACAAAAACATCAAGGTGCTGGCCCTGAGCAAGGACAGCTACCTAGACGCGAACTACCGTGAGAAAGGCCATACTGCGGCTCAAGTAGGCCTGGCCGGGGCCGAAGGCCTGATCCCCGACAGCGCCCGTCACTACAGCGTAAAGATGGAGTGGTGGCTGGAAAATCATCAGTGGCAGCTGGCACGCCTGAGTTGGCAATAGCGCCATCGGATATCCACCGAAGCACTGATAGTGAGCCACCTCGTCAGCGTTAAAGCGGCGCTGGCACATCGCTGCGCCGCCAGATCAGCTCAGCGGTGTCATAACCACGGCGGCGCGCTTCTTCGAGCAGGGTCGCGCGGGTTGGCGCGCTGAGTTCCTGATCACGCGTCAACAGCCACAGGTACTGGCGGTTGGGATGCCCGACCAGTGCAGCCTGGTAGTCGTCATCCAGATAGAGCACCCAGTACTCTCCTTTGGTCAGCCCCGGCAGTAGGTTGCTCACCCAGTTGTCGAAACGCACCCAAAGCTTGCTGGTTTCGCCTGGCACCTGAGGTACGGCCTGGCCCTGCACCTGCTGAATATCGCCATCGAAGGTGCGGCAGCGGTTAGTCACGCCAATCGCCCCATCTTCTTGCAGCGTATACCTGGCCTCGGACTGCGCACAATGGCGCTGGAAGAACATCGGCAAACGCGCCTGCTCATACCAAGTGCCCTGATAACGCTGCAGATCAACCCGCTCTACGGTTTTCGGCGGCACCACCCCGGTGCCTGAGTTGGCACAACCTAGCAGCGTTACCGCTGCGACCAGCACCGCCAGCCAGCGCATCACTTCAGCCCCTTGCCGGAAAACAGCAAGACCTGCTCACCGGCGTACTGCACGCTGATAAAGCGCTGCTCATCGCCCCATGTGCAGCTGGAGATGCCCAAGGCACCTGCGCATTCGGAAGGCTTACCGAGCAAGTTCTCGACCTCAACCTTGCTCATACCTGGCTTGAGCTTGGCGTAATTATCCTGATTAACCTTGTTGCAAGCCGCTAACAATAGGCAGCCGGCAAGTAGTGCGGCGACGCGCAGAGACATGAGGAACTCCTGAGGAAATGACCAAGACCAGCTTGGCATAGCAATACCGAGCTTGCCTGCTTGGATGCTAGAAGCGCGAGCCAGGTTCCCGCAGAAAGGCAGATTCTTCGCGACTGGAGGAGCGAGCGAGAATGTGATTGCGGTGAGGGAAACGGCCAAAACGGGCAATGACCTGCTGGTGGCGCTCGGCATAATCCAGGTAGCCGGCAAACAGTTCACGCTCAGCAGTCGCAGCCTGCTGATGCAAGCTACTGAACAGCTGCACGGCCTGATTCTGCAGCGCCAGCTCTTCGGCATGCTCCAGCACCAGATAGACGAACACGCGCTGAATCGGCAATAACTGCTGATCCCAGCCCTGACTCAGCCCATGCAACGACAAAGGGCGAGCCAGCGCATCGCCGGCAAAGGCACGCGGGGTGTTGCGAAAGATCATGCGCGGTAGCTGGTCCAGCAACAGCAAGGTCGCCAGCCAGCCCTGCGGCTCACGCGGCCAGCCTTGCAACTGCCCCGCCAGAGCCTGCTCGACCAGGCCAGCAAATTGCTCGCGGGCCTGATCATCCTGTTGGTCCTGCTTGGCAAACCAAAGCGCTGTGCGGCTGGCCGCCACCTCGGCAGCCGTTACGCCGGGGCCGAACCACCAGTCGAGTAACGGCTGCCAGGGCTGCATCGCTTACTCGCGGTGGTAAGCGCTGATGCGCAGAACTTCTTCCTTGGAGCCGAGGAAGACAGCAACGCGCTGGTGCAAGGAGGTCGGCTGAATATCGAGAATCCGCTCGGTGCCGTTGGTAGCCACGCCGCCCGCCTGCTCGATGATCATCGCCATCGGGTTGGCTTCGTACATCAGACGCAGCTTGCCGGGCATCGCTGGATCACGGCTGTCGCGCGGGTACATAAACACACCGCCGCGAGTGAGGATGCGGTGTACGTCGGCAACCATCGCCGCGACCCAACGCATGTTGTAGTTCTTGCCCAGCGGCCCGGTTTCGCCCGCCAGCAGCTCACTGACGTAACGCTGCACCGGTGCTTCCCAGTGGCGCTGGTTGGACATGTTGATGGCGAATTCCTTGGTCGCTTCCGGCACCTTGATGTCGTCGTGGGTCATCACGAAGCTGCCCAGTTCGCGATCCAGGGTGAAACCCTTGACGCCGTCACCGAGGG includes:
- a CDS encoding lipocalin family protein; the protein is MRWLAVLVAAVTLLGCANSGTGVVPPKTVERVDLQRYQGTWYEQARLPMFFQRHCAQSEARYTLQEDGAIGVTNRCRTFDGDIQQVQGQAVPQVPGETSKLWVRFDNWVSNLLPGLTKGEYWVLYLDDDYQAALVGHPNRQYLWLLTRDQELSAPTRATLLEEARRRGYDTAELIWRRSDVPAPL
- the bamE gene encoding outer membrane protein assembly factor BamE, encoding MSLRVAALLAGCLLLAACNKVNQDNYAKLKPGMSKVEVENLLGKPSECAGALGISSCTWGDEQRFISVQYAGEQVLLFSGKGLK
- a CDS encoding DUF924 family protein; the encoded protein is MQPWQPLLDWWFGPGVTAAEVAASRTALWFAKQDQQDDQAREQFAGLVEQALAGQLQGWPREPQGWLATLLLLDQLPRMIFRNTPRAFAGDALARPLSLHGLSQGWDQQLLPIQRVFVYLVLEHAEELALQNQAVQLFSSLHQQAATAERELFAGYLDYAERHQQVIARFGRFPHRNHILARSSSREESAFLREPGSRF